In a single window of the Micrococcaceae bacterium Sec5.7 genome:
- a CDS encoding helix-turn-helix transcriptional regulator, whose product MVKPTKVTNAIRRLRFARGEMTQADLAERIGVTRQTIIAIEQGRYSPSLEMAFQIARVLSVPLDDVFQYPDS is encoded by the coding sequence ATGGTGAAGCCGACCAAAGTCACGAATGCGATCCGACGGCTCCGATTCGCGCGGGGCGAGATGACGCAGGCGGACCTCGCTGAGCGAATCGGCGTCACCCGGCAGACAATCATCGCCATCGAGCAGGGGCGCTACTCGCCTTCCCTTGAGATGGCATTCCAAATCGCCCGCGTGCTCAGCGTGCCCCTCGACGACGTATTCCAGTACCCGGACAGCTAG
- a CDS encoding amino acid permease has protein sequence MQQAPPAPKAQTGPASTSAVSAAVGSVLSRGLNVRHIRFMALGSAIGTGLFYGSASAIQKAGPSVLFAYMIGGAAVFMVMRALGEMAVRHPVSGSFGQYASRYLGPFAGFVTGWTYVFEMAIVAIADVTAFSIYMGFWFPDVDRWIWVLAIIFFLAALNLLSVKVFGELEFWFSLIKVVAIIAMIVGGAAIIVFGFQAGGSTVAPGLGNLVEHGGMFPNGFEGLLAAFAVVMFAFGGIETIGITAGEAADPKKVIPQAVNTVPVRVLLFYVLTLGVLMSLFPWNEIGSNGSPFVQIFSGLGIPAAPHILNAVVITAALSAINSDIFGAGRILFGLAKQGHAPASFGKVSRHGVPWMTVVMMGGILLVGVVLNALIPEDVFVLIASIATFATVWVWVMILASHVAMKREIARKDLPASEFPSPWWPAASVLTIGFMAMVIVILGVFEDTRIALYVGAVWLGLLLLAYSLWVKGNGRRRAELVDETSPLPVVETGTLTLTGNKT, from the coding sequence ATGCAGCAAGCACCACCGGCCCCGAAGGCACAGACGGGCCCCGCATCCACCAGCGCGGTCAGCGCCGCCGTCGGAAGCGTCCTCAGCCGCGGGCTCAACGTCCGTCACATCCGGTTTATGGCACTGGGCTCGGCGATCGGAACCGGCCTGTTCTACGGTTCCGCTTCGGCAATCCAGAAGGCCGGCCCTTCGGTGCTGTTCGCCTACATGATCGGCGGCGCGGCTGTGTTCATGGTGATGCGGGCGCTGGGCGAAATGGCCGTCCGGCACCCCGTGTCCGGCTCGTTCGGCCAGTACGCGAGCCGTTACCTTGGCCCGTTCGCTGGTTTTGTGACGGGCTGGACCTACGTCTTCGAGATGGCGATTGTGGCCATCGCGGACGTCACCGCATTCAGCATCTACATGGGCTTCTGGTTCCCCGACGTCGATCGCTGGATCTGGGTGCTCGCCATCATCTTCTTCCTGGCCGCCCTGAACCTGCTCAGCGTGAAGGTCTTCGGCGAGCTGGAGTTCTGGTTCTCGCTGATCAAAGTGGTGGCCATCATCGCCATGATCGTGGGCGGCGCAGCCATCATCGTGTTCGGCTTCCAGGCCGGCGGCTCCACCGTGGCACCGGGCCTCGGCAACCTCGTGGAGCACGGCGGGATGTTCCCCAACGGGTTCGAGGGGCTCCTGGCCGCGTTCGCCGTCGTGATGTTTGCCTTTGGCGGGATCGAAACCATCGGCATCACCGCCGGCGAGGCCGCGGATCCCAAAAAAGTGATCCCGCAAGCAGTCAATACAGTGCCTGTGCGCGTGCTGCTGTTCTACGTACTGACCCTCGGCGTACTCATGAGCCTCTTCCCATGGAACGAGATCGGCAGCAACGGCAGCCCGTTCGTGCAGATCTTCAGCGGCCTGGGCATCCCGGCCGCCCCGCATATCCTCAACGCCGTGGTGATCACGGCCGCGCTCTCAGCCATCAACAGCGACATCTTCGGCGCAGGCCGGATCCTGTTCGGTCTGGCCAAACAGGGGCATGCGCCGGCCAGCTTCGGCAAGGTCTCCCGGCACGGCGTCCCGTGGATGACCGTGGTGATGATGGGCGGCATCCTGCTGGTGGGTGTGGTGCTGAACGCACTGATTCCGGAAGACGTGTTCGTATTGATCGCCTCGATCGCCACCTTCGCCACGGTGTGGGTCTGGGTGATGATCCTGGCGTCCCACGTGGCGATGAAACGGGAGATTGCCCGCAAGGACCTGCCGGCGTCGGAATTCCCGTCCCCGTGGTGGCCCGCCGCCTCGGTGCTGACCATCGGTTTCATGGCGATGGTCATTGTGATCCTGGGCGTCTTCGAGGACACCCGCATCGCGCTTTATGTGGGCGCCGTCTGGCTAGGCCTGCTGCTGCTCGCCTACAGTCTTTGGGTCAAAGGGAACGGACGACGCCGGGCGGAACTGGTGGACGAAACCTCACCGCTGCCGGTGGTCGAGACGGGCACGCTGACCCTCACGGGCAACAAAACGTAG
- a CDS encoding IclR family transcriptional regulator: MAGNIAAPAVATAPATTTAGTAVPKETAASKVTSKVPAAENTLRILKLLASKRGPMAASNIATALGLPRSSVYHLLGVMEANGFVMHLHEEQRYGLGISAFELSSAYSRQEPLSRLGRPMLASLVDVLGESAHLAVLHGRDVLYIVEERAKHRPSLVTDVGVRLPSHLTASGRAILAALPKSQVRALYPNAAAFSARHEVEGAIMKYSSLSSHLDQVRQRGYATEHGEVTPGFGSIAAAVTDHVGWPTAAVAVTFLEDKLPADQWPALAARVQKVADELSVRIHGRPAL, encoded by the coding sequence ATGGCAGGCAACATCGCAGCCCCGGCCGTGGCCACAGCGCCAGCGACCACAACAGCTGGCACGGCAGTGCCGAAGGAGACGGCGGCGTCAAAGGTGACGTCAAAGGTTCCGGCGGCCGAAAACACCTTGCGTATCCTGAAACTGCTGGCCTCCAAGCGCGGGCCCATGGCGGCGTCGAACATTGCCACCGCACTGGGGCTGCCGCGTTCCAGCGTTTACCACCTGCTGGGAGTGATGGAAGCGAACGGCTTTGTGATGCACCTGCACGAGGAGCAGCGCTACGGGCTGGGGATCAGCGCATTCGAGCTCAGTTCCGCGTACTCGCGCCAGGAGCCGCTGTCCCGGCTGGGCCGGCCCATGCTCGCGTCGCTGGTGGACGTGCTGGGGGAGAGCGCGCATCTGGCGGTGCTCCACGGCCGCGATGTGCTCTACATTGTGGAAGAGCGCGCCAAGCACCGGCCGTCCCTCGTGACCGACGTCGGCGTCCGGCTGCCCAGCCACCTCACCGCCAGCGGCCGCGCCATTCTCGCCGCGCTGCCGAAGTCGCAGGTCCGCGCGCTGTACCCGAACGCGGCCGCCTTCAGCGCCCGGCACGAGGTGGAGGGCGCCATCATGAAGTACTCCTCGCTGTCCTCGCACCTGGACCAGGTCCGGCAGCGCGGCTACGCCACGGAACACGGTGAGGTGACGCCCGGCTTCGGCTCGATCGCCGCCGCCGTTACGGATCACGTGGGATGGCCGACGGCGGCAGTCGCCGTGACCTTCCTGGAGGACAAACTGCCGGCGGACCAATGGCCGGCGCTCGCCGCCCGCGTCCAGAAGGTCGCGGACGAACTCTCGGTCCGCATCCACGGCCGCCCTGCGCTCTAA
- a CDS encoding NCS2 family permease, whose product MLKQGSALDRYFRISERGSNVSREIRGGFATFFAMSYIVVLNPLILSGADSSGATLGFAAVAAVTAFVAGILTILMGAWARHPFALATGLGVNAFVAVTVSTNPGLTWPDMMGLVMLSGVTMLILVLTGFRTAVFRAVPDGLKTAIVVGIGLFIALIGLVNAGFVRRIPDVAGTTVPVGLGFDGKLLGWPTLVFVFGLILTIALVVRKVRGAILIGIVASTVLAVILEFTLHIGPSFDGKVSNPQGWSLVAPTFSEWAAPDLSLIGKANPLGAFEHLGVVAATLLAFVILLSIFFDAMGTMVGLANEAGTIDKDGNIPDVDRVLQVDALGAIIGGGASVSSNQIYVESGAGIGEGARTGLASIVTGLLFLVAMFFTPLINLVPFEAVAPALVVVGFMMVSQVGKIDWQDWGIAIPAFLTFALMPFTYSIANGLGSGFIAYVLIRTFQGRVRDVHPLMWAVAAAFLVFFAVGPIEAALGMK is encoded by the coding sequence ATGCTTAAGCAAGGATCTGCGCTGGACCGATATTTCAGGATTTCGGAACGGGGGTCCAACGTGTCCCGGGAGATCCGCGGCGGCTTCGCCACGTTCTTTGCCATGAGCTACATCGTGGTGCTGAACCCGCTGATCCTCTCCGGCGCGGACTCCAGCGGCGCCACGCTCGGCTTTGCGGCTGTGGCCGCCGTCACCGCGTTCGTTGCGGGCATCCTCACCATCCTGATGGGCGCCTGGGCCAGGCATCCGTTCGCTCTGGCTACAGGACTGGGCGTCAACGCCTTTGTGGCTGTCACGGTGTCCACCAACCCGGGCCTGACCTGGCCGGACATGATGGGCTTGGTCATGCTGTCCGGTGTGACCATGCTGATCCTTGTGCTCACCGGCTTCCGAACTGCCGTGTTCCGAGCCGTGCCCGACGGACTGAAGACCGCCATTGTGGTGGGTATCGGCCTGTTCATCGCGCTGATCGGCCTGGTCAACGCCGGCTTTGTCCGGCGCATCCCTGACGTTGCCGGCACCACGGTCCCTGTGGGTCTGGGCTTCGACGGCAAGCTCCTGGGCTGGCCCACTCTGGTATTCGTTTTTGGCCTCATCCTTACCATCGCCCTCGTGGTCCGAAAGGTCAGGGGTGCCATCCTGATCGGCATTGTGGCCTCGACCGTGCTGGCCGTGATCCTTGAGTTCACGCTCCACATCGGCCCCAGCTTTGACGGCAAGGTCTCCAACCCGCAGGGCTGGTCGCTGGTGGCCCCCACGTTTTCGGAGTGGGCCGCACCGGATCTCTCGCTGATCGGCAAGGCGAATCCCTTAGGCGCGTTTGAACACCTGGGCGTGGTGGCCGCCACGCTGCTGGCGTTCGTGATCCTGCTCAGCATCTTCTTCGACGCCATGGGCACCATGGTGGGCCTGGCCAACGAGGCCGGCACCATTGACAAGGACGGCAACATCCCGGACGTGGACCGCGTGCTCCAGGTGGACGCTCTGGGCGCGATCATCGGCGGCGGCGCGTCCGTGTCCTCCAACCAGATCTACGTGGAATCCGGCGCGGGCATCGGCGAAGGTGCCCGGACCGGTCTGGCGTCGATTGTCACCGGGCTGCTGTTCCTGGTGGCCATGTTCTTCACCCCGCTCATCAACCTCGTCCCGTTCGAGGCCGTGGCCCCCGCGCTGGTGGTGGTGGGCTTCATGATGGTGTCCCAGGTGGGCAAGATCGACTGGCAGGACTGGGGCATCGCCATCCCGGCCTTCCTCACGTTCGCCCTGATGCCGTTCACATACTCGATCGCCAACGGCCTGGGCTCCGGGTTCATCGCCTACGTCCTGATCCGCACCTTCCAGGGCAGGGTACGGGACGTCCACCCGCTCATGTGGGCCGTCGCCGCGGCATTCCTGGTGTTCTTCGCGGTGGGCCCGATCGAAGCCGCGCTCGGGATGAAGTAG
- a CDS encoding dihydrofolate reductase family protein, whose protein sequence is MAKLIYAGITSLDGYVADRDGKFDWSEPDEEVHTFVNELERPVGTYLYGRRMYEVMRAWERLDVTELPPFVRDFAELWRAAEKIVYSRSLEKVSSARTRIERDFDAEAVRQLKETAGRDITVGGPHLAAQAFKAGLVDECHLFVSPVVVGGGNRFLPDDVHWDLELLDERRFGNGVVHLRYRTASTVLRYSARYG, encoded by the coding sequence ATGGCGAAGCTGATTTACGCAGGCATCACGTCGCTCGACGGCTACGTGGCGGACCGGGACGGCAAGTTCGACTGGAGCGAACCGGACGAGGAGGTGCACACCTTCGTCAACGAGCTGGAGCGGCCGGTGGGCACCTACCTCTACGGGCGCCGGATGTACGAAGTGATGCGGGCCTGGGAAAGACTCGACGTCACGGAACTGCCTCCCTTTGTCCGGGACTTCGCGGAGCTCTGGCGCGCAGCTGAAAAGATCGTCTACTCCCGGAGTTTGGAGAAGGTATCCAGCGCCAGAACGCGGATCGAGCGGGACTTCGATGCCGAAGCGGTCCGGCAGCTTAAAGAGACGGCGGGACGCGACATCACTGTGGGCGGCCCTCATTTGGCCGCCCAGGCATTTAAGGCCGGGCTGGTCGACGAGTGCCACCTGTTCGTCTCGCCTGTGGTTGTGGGCGGCGGCAATCGCTTTCTACCCGACGATGTCCATTGGGACCTTGAGCTGCTGGACGAGCGCCGTTTCGGCAACGGAGTGGTCCACCTCCGCTACCGGACAGCCAGCACAGTGCTCCGGTATAGTGCGCGCTATGGATGA
- the hutG gene encoding formimidoylglutamase, whose protein sequence is MAITALTVDVPPQPWTGRFDGGGAEHRRWWQAVAPYPPAQAAPSASGASRASAASAASAVSRPAMILGFASDEGVRRNKGRVGAAAAPAAIRAALGPLAFHLDRHVSDAGDVAVADGALEAGQARAGLAVSAMLDAGNLTVVLGGGHETAFASYLGVAGSATVRAGRRLGVLNLDAHFDLRDEPVPSSGTPFLQMARAEAAAGRELKYAVVGISEPNNTKALFNTADRLGVKYLLDEDCTADSAQAFVAEFLADIEVLYLTIDLDVLPASVAPGVSAPAAYGVPFPVISAVCRQVAASGKLLHLDVAELNPEFDIDGRTARVAARLVNTLLG, encoded by the coding sequence ATGGCTATTACTGCGCTCACCGTCGATGTCCCGCCGCAGCCCTGGACAGGCCGTTTCGACGGCGGTGGCGCTGAGCACCGCCGCTGGTGGCAGGCGGTCGCCCCGTACCCGCCCGCGCAGGCCGCGCCTTCTGCCTCCGGGGCTTCCCGGGCTTCTGCGGCCTCCGCGGCTTCCGCGGTTTCCCGCCCGGCGATGATTCTGGGCTTTGCGAGCGACGAGGGCGTGCGCCGGAACAAGGGCCGCGTGGGCGCTGCTGCTGCACCGGCTGCCATCCGGGCTGCGCTGGGACCGCTCGCCTTCCACCTGGACCGGCACGTGTCCGACGCCGGCGATGTGGCGGTGGCGGACGGCGCACTTGAGGCCGGCCAGGCCCGCGCGGGGCTGGCGGTTTCGGCAATGCTCGACGCCGGGAACCTCACCGTTGTTCTGGGCGGCGGGCACGAGACCGCGTTCGCCAGCTACCTGGGGGTGGCCGGATCCGCGACTGTCCGGGCCGGCCGGCGGCTGGGTGTACTCAACCTCGATGCCCACTTTGATCTGCGCGACGAACCCGTTCCGAGCTCCGGCACGCCGTTCCTCCAGATGGCCCGCGCGGAAGCCGCCGCCGGGCGTGAACTGAAGTACGCCGTCGTCGGGATTTCAGAACCGAACAACACAAAGGCCCTGTTCAACACCGCTGACCGGTTGGGCGTGAAGTACCTGCTGGACGAGGACTGCACGGCTGATTCCGCGCAGGCGTTTGTTGCCGAGTTCCTGGCTGACATTGAGGTGCTGTACCTGACCATCGATCTGGACGTGCTGCCGGCGTCAGTGGCTCCCGGAGTAAGTGCCCCGGCCGCATATGGCGTGCCGTTTCCGGTGATCAGCGCGGTGTGCCGGCAGGTGGCTGCAAGCGGGAAACTGCTGCACCTGGACGTGGCCGAGCTGAACCCGGAGTTCGACATCGACGGCCGCACCGCCAGGGTGGCCGCGCGGCTGGTGAACACGCTGCTGGGGTAG
- the hutH gene encoding histidine ammonia-lyase, with product MTTTATQAALTVTLGSSGVTPEDVVAVARHDAKVTISQQALDTVAKVRAHIDDLAHSEVPAYGISTGFGALANRHIPNELRTQLQKSLIRSHAAGMGPAVEREVVRCIMFLRAKTLASGRTGVRPVVLQTMVDVLNAGITPVVREFGSLGCSGDLAPLSHCALVLMGEGEAAGPDGVLYGTKDGRPVAELLAEHGIEPVTLAEKEGLALVNGTEGMLGMLLMAIADIRQLLTTADITAALSVEALLGTDQVFLPELHAALRPHPGQAASADNMLRVLSDSPIVASHRINDTKVQDAYSLRCAPQVAGAVRDTVDHAALVASRELAAAIDNPVVLPDGRVSSNGNFHGAPVAYVLDFLAIVVADLSSIAERRTDRMLDPARSHGLPAFLAADPGVDSGLMIAQYTQAGLVSDNKRLAVPASVDSIPSSAMQEDHVSMGWHAARKLRRSVENLRRVLAVELVTSARAIDMRTQMSGGDLTPGPAGAAVIAALRSVVDGPGADRFLSPELEAADRLVASGEIRAAAESAVGILA from the coding sequence ATGACAACCACAGCAACACAGGCCGCGCTGACCGTCACCCTCGGTTCCAGCGGCGTCACCCCCGAGGACGTTGTCGCCGTCGCGCGCCACGACGCCAAGGTGACCATTTCCCAGCAAGCACTGGACACCGTCGCCAAGGTCCGCGCCCACATCGACGATCTCGCGCACAGCGAGGTTCCCGCCTACGGCATCTCCACGGGCTTCGGCGCCCTCGCCAACCGGCACATCCCCAACGAGCTCCGCACCCAGCTGCAGAAATCGCTGATCCGCAGCCACGCCGCCGGCATGGGCCCGGCAGTGGAACGCGAGGTGGTCCGCTGCATCATGTTCCTGCGCGCCAAGACCCTCGCGTCCGGCCGCACGGGCGTCCGTCCGGTTGTGCTGCAGACCATGGTGGATGTGCTCAACGCCGGCATCACGCCCGTGGTCCGCGAGTTCGGCTCGCTGGGCTGCTCCGGCGACCTCGCACCGCTGTCGCACTGCGCCCTGGTACTGATGGGTGAAGGCGAAGCCGCCGGCCCTGACGGCGTGCTCTACGGAACCAAGGACGGCCGCCCCGTCGCGGAGCTCCTTGCCGAGCACGGGATCGAGCCCGTCACCCTCGCCGAGAAGGAAGGCCTCGCGCTGGTCAACGGCACCGAGGGCATGCTGGGCATGCTGCTGATGGCCATCGCCGACATCCGGCAATTACTTACGACGGCGGATATCACCGCCGCGCTGAGCGTTGAGGCGCTGCTCGGCACGGATCAGGTGTTCCTGCCGGAGCTGCACGCGGCACTCCGTCCGCACCCGGGCCAGGCCGCCAGCGCGGACAACATGCTGCGCGTTCTGTCAGATTCGCCGATTGTGGCCTCGCACCGCATCAACGACACCAAGGTCCAGGATGCGTACTCGCTGCGCTGCGCGCCCCAGGTTGCCGGCGCAGTCCGGGACACCGTGGACCACGCCGCCCTGGTGGCTTCCCGCGAGCTGGCCGCTGCCATCGACAACCCGGTGGTGCTCCCGGACGGCCGCGTTTCCTCCAACGGAAACTTCCATGGCGCCCCGGTGGCTTACGTGCTGGACTTCCTGGCCATCGTTGTGGCGGACCTGAGCTCCATCGCCGAGCGCCGCACGGACCGCATGCTGGACCCTGCGCGTTCGCATGGGCTGCCGGCATTCCTTGCAGCTGATCCGGGCGTGGATTCCGGCTTGATGATCGCCCAGTACACGCAGGCCGGTCTGGTCTCGGACAACAAGCGGCTGGCTGTTCCCGCGTCAGTGGACTCCATCCCGAGCTCCGCCATGCAGGAGGACCACGTGTCCATGGGGTGGCATGCTGCGCGCAAGCTGCGCCGCTCAGTGGAGAACCTGCGCCGCGTCCTGGCCGTGGAGCTGGTGACGTCGGCGCGGGCCATCGATATGCGCACCCAGATGTCCGGCGGGGACCTCACGCCGGGCCCCGCAGGTGCTGCCGTGATCGCGGCGCTCCGCAGCGTGGTGGACGGTCCCGGTGCGGACAGGTTCCTGTCGCCGGAACTGGAAGCGGCTGACCGTCTGGTTGCCTCAGGTGAGATCCGCGCGGCCGCCGAATCCGCCGTCGGGATTCTTGCCTGA
- a CDS encoding NAD(P)-dependent alcohol dehydrogenase, whose protein sequence is MKAIVQDVYGSEDVLELRDIEKPAVGDNDVLISVCAAGVDQGVWHLMAGLPYLTRLVGFGLKKPKSRIRGRDVAGRVESVGGNVTQFRAGDEVFGTCEGSFAEYVCAREDKLVPKPANLTFEQAAAVPISAVTALQGLRDCGAVQPGQKVLVIGAAGGVGAFAVQLAKAFGAEVTGVCSTSKVELVSSIGADSVIDYTRDDFAEKGVRYDLILDTAGNRSLTRLRHALTPKGTLVIVGGEVGGRWFGGIERLLRAAMLSLFVGQKLCGLISVERREDLAYLTQLIEAGTVRPVIDKTYSLGDAAAAIQYVHEGRAHGKVVVSV, encoded by the coding sequence ATGAAAGCGATCGTCCAGGACGTTTACGGCTCTGAAGATGTGTTGGAGCTCCGTGACATCGAGAAGCCAGCGGTAGGCGACAACGACGTGCTCATCAGCGTCTGCGCGGCGGGCGTCGATCAGGGTGTCTGGCATCTGATGGCGGGTCTGCCCTACCTCACGCGCCTTGTCGGCTTCGGGCTGAAGAAGCCCAAAAGCCGCATCCGTGGCAGGGACGTGGCCGGGCGTGTGGAGTCGGTCGGCGGGAACGTGACGCAGTTTCGGGCGGGCGACGAGGTGTTTGGAACCTGCGAAGGTTCCTTCGCCGAGTACGTCTGCGCCCGGGAGGACAAGCTGGTGCCGAAGCCGGCGAACCTCACCTTCGAGCAGGCCGCGGCGGTGCCCATCTCCGCCGTCACCGCACTTCAGGGACTTCGCGACTGCGGGGCTGTTCAACCCGGGCAGAAGGTTCTGGTCATCGGCGCGGCGGGAGGAGTGGGCGCTTTCGCCGTGCAGCTGGCGAAGGCTTTCGGTGCAGAGGTGACCGGCGTGTGCAGCACTAGCAAGGTGGAGCTTGTCAGTTCGATCGGCGCGGACTCCGTCATTGACTACACACGGGATGACTTCGCGGAGAAGGGGGTGCGCTATGACCTCATCTTGGACACAGCGGGGAACCGTTCACTGACACGGCTCCGGCACGCGCTGACGCCTAAGGGGACGCTGGTCATCGTCGGCGGCGAGGTGGGCGGGCGGTGGTTCGGCGGGATTGAGCGACTGCTGCGCGCCGCGATGCTGTCGCTTTTCGTGGGCCAGAAACTGTGCGGGCTGATTTCGGTGGAGCGCAGGGAGGACCTTGCATACCTGACGCAGCTCATCGAAGCCGGCACGGTCAGGCCGGTTATCGATAAGACCTACTCCCTGGGTGACGCCGCCGCGGCCATCCAGTACGTGCACGAAGGCCGGGCGCACGGCAAGGTCGTAGTCAGCGTGTGA
- a CDS encoding urocanate hydratase — MAPADFTTGARPVKAARGTELTAKSWQTEAPLRMLMNNLDPEVAERPDDLVVYGGTGRAVRSWAAFDAITRTLETMEKDETLLVQSGKPVGVFRTNEWAPRVLLANSNLVGDWANWPEFRRLEAEGLMMYGQMTAGSWIYIGTQGILQGTFETFAAIARKLTGDEDGTLAGTLTLTGGCGGMGGAQPLAVTLNDGACLIVDVDESHLRRRAGKRYLDEVETDLDTAIAKVLKAKEERRGWSVGYVGNAAEVFPEILRRHNAGEFTVDIVTDQTSAHDPLSYLPEGISVAEWHREATADPEGFTKKAQASMARHVQAMVEFQDAGAEVFDYGNSIRDEARKGGYNRAFEFPGFVPAYIRPLFCEGLGPFRWVALSGDPEDIAVTDRAIKELFPENKHLHRWIDAAQERVEFEGLPARICWLGYGDRAKAGLLFNELVRDGKVKAPIVIGRDHLDSGSVASPYRETEAMADGSDAIADWPLLNALLNTASGATWVSIHHGGGVGIGRSIHAGQVSVADGTDLAAQKLERLLTNDPGMGVIRHADAGYDRAVEVAKERGVRIPMTETAPAESAEAKN; from the coding sequence ATGGCACCCGCCGATTTCACCACCGGTGCCCGCCCGGTCAAAGCAGCCCGCGGTACCGAGTTGACTGCCAAGAGCTGGCAGACGGAAGCCCCGCTGCGCATGCTCATGAACAACCTGGACCCCGAGGTCGCCGAGCGCCCGGACGACCTGGTGGTCTACGGCGGCACCGGCCGCGCCGTCCGCAGCTGGGCGGCGTTCGATGCGATCACCCGCACGCTGGAAACCATGGAGAAGGACGAGACCCTCCTGGTCCAGTCCGGCAAGCCGGTCGGCGTGTTCCGCACCAACGAGTGGGCGCCGCGCGTGCTGCTGGCCAACTCCAACCTCGTCGGGGACTGGGCCAACTGGCCCGAGTTCCGCCGGCTCGAGGCCGAGGGCCTCATGATGTACGGCCAGATGACGGCCGGGTCCTGGATCTACATCGGCACCCAGGGCATCCTGCAGGGCACCTTCGAAACGTTCGCGGCGATCGCCCGAAAGCTCACCGGGGACGAGGACGGCACGCTAGCCGGGACCCTGACCCTCACCGGCGGCTGCGGCGGGATGGGCGGGGCCCAGCCGCTCGCCGTCACGCTCAACGACGGTGCGTGCCTGATTGTCGACGTCGACGAAAGTCACCTGCGCCGCCGCGCCGGCAAGCGCTACCTCGACGAGGTGGAGACGGACCTCGACACCGCCATCGCCAAGGTCCTCAAAGCCAAGGAAGAGCGCCGCGGCTGGTCGGTGGGCTACGTCGGCAACGCCGCAGAGGTGTTCCCGGAGATCCTGCGCCGCCACAACGCCGGCGAGTTCACCGTGGACATCGTCACGGACCAGACCAGCGCCCACGATCCGCTGAGCTACCTCCCCGAAGGCATCTCCGTGGCGGAATGGCACCGCGAGGCCACGGCTGACCCGGAAGGCTTCACCAAGAAGGCCCAGGCCTCCATGGCCCGGCACGTGCAGGCGATGGTGGAATTCCAGGACGCCGGCGCCGAGGTCTTCGATTACGGGAACTCCATCCGCGACGAGGCCCGCAAAGGCGGCTACAACCGCGCCTTCGAATTCCCCGGCTTCGTCCCGGCCTACATCCGCCCGCTGTTCTGCGAGGGCCTCGGCCCGTTCCGCTGGGTGGCGCTCTCCGGCGACCCGGAGGACATCGCCGTCACGGACAGGGCCATCAAGGAACTCTTCCCCGAGAACAAGCACCTGCACCGCTGGATCGACGCGGCGCAGGAACGGGTTGAGTTCGAGGGCCTGCCGGCCCGCATCTGCTGGCTGGGCTACGGCGACCGCGCCAAGGCCGGGCTGCTCTTCAATGAGCTGGTCAGGGACGGCAAGGTCAAGGCCCCGATCGTGATCGGCCGCGACCACCTGGACTCCGGTTCCGTGGCCTCCCCGTACCGGGAGACCGAGGCGATGGCCGACGGCTCCGACGCGATCGCCGACTGGCCGCTGCTCAACGCCCTGCTCAACACTGCCTCCGGCGCCACCTGGGTCTCCATCCACCACGGCGGCGGCGTCGGGATCGGCCGCTCCATCCACGCCGGCCAGGTCTCCGTGGCCGACGGCACCGACCTCGCAGCCCAGAAGCTTGAACGGCTCCTGACCAACGATCCCGGCATGGGCGTCATCCGCCACGCCGACGCCGGCTACGACCGCGCCGTCGAGGTCGCCAAGGAACGCGGCGTCCGCATCCCCATGACGGAAACGGCCCCCGCCGAATCCGCCGAAGCAAAGAACTAG
- a CDS encoding DinB family protein, translated as MDDKAILLRYLRTRRESLLGKLEGLGEYDARRPLTPTGTNLLGLVKHVASVELGYFGEVFGRPSGRDLPWMADDAEPDADMWAAPEETRQDIVELHRFSGAHSDATVEALPLDAPGEVPWWPEERRHVTLHQILVHLCVETAQHLGHADILRELIDGRAGQGPGDPNLSPRSPEEWAMHRARIEAAAREAASQQDRPQPAHGLTR; from the coding sequence ATGGATGACAAAGCGATTCTGCTCCGGTACCTCCGCACCCGGCGGGAAAGCCTTCTGGGTAAACTCGAGGGGCTGGGCGAGTACGACGCCCGCAGGCCGCTGACGCCCACCGGAACCAACCTCCTGGGCCTCGTCAAGCACGTGGCGAGCGTGGAGTTGGGGTACTTCGGCGAAGTTTTCGGCCGGCCAAGCGGCCGGGACCTGCCTTGGATGGCGGATGACGCGGAGCCGGATGCGGACATGTGGGCGGCACCTGAAGAAACCCGCCAGGACATCGTTGAACTGCACCGCTTCTCGGGCGCCCACAGCGATGCAACCGTCGAGGCACTTCCGCTCGACGCCCCCGGGGAAGTGCCGTGGTGGCCGGAGGAACGCCGTCACGTGACCCTCCACCAGATCCTGGTTCACTTGTGCGTCGAAACGGCCCAGCACCTGGGGCATGCAGACATTCTCCGCGAACTCATTGACGGAAGGGCCGGGCAGGGCCCCGGTGACCCCAATCTGTCCCCTCGGAGCCCTGAGGAATGGGCCATGCACCGTGCCCGAATTGAGGCGGCTGCGCGCGAGGCGGCATCGCAGCAGGACCGGCCGCAACCGGCCCATGGCCTCACACGCTGA